The following are encoded together in the Paludisphaera mucosa genome:
- a CDS encoding alpha-ketoacid dehydrogenase subunit alpha/beta has translation MSDTSRPAEAETAPSAAAGDHRFWLSMYERMVLIREFEEGVKFLFLEGSMPGTIHQCQGQEATAVGVCSALRPDDFITSTFRGHGHALAKGLTVEELLFELYGAATGCCRGKGGSMHVGNMDRGMVPGIAIVGGGIPLAAGMALAFKMRAEPHVVACFFGDGAVAEGAFHEGVNLAAIWDLPVVFVCENNLYGASTRIDQVMRAKTVAERAASYGIRGETVDGNDVLAVYEATLRAAEECRAGSGPVLLELLTYRRTGHSRRDACAYQPKDERDAWFQQDPLDRFAQVLMGRGLIDEAGVADVKARAEERFREAVTAAGRQPMPTLADLTTDVLAGTSTPAPAALPPGTPTRRLSIAEALREGIAEEMRRDPSVFCMGEDIAVPGGWGGAFTVTLGLEKEFPDRMINTPIAELGFFGAGTGAAMVGQRPIVDVQYGDFLLLAMDQIVNNAAKMRYMSGGVVKVPLVMRAPIGATGRGSQHAQSLERYFIGVPGLKVVAVSNAYDAKGMLKAAVRDDDPVLIFEHKLLYGSKGARAEPGAVDATSDVPEGDYLVPLDRAAVRRRGAHATVLGWLLMLHYALQASERLAAEGIDVEVIDVRSLSPIDYETIGESVRKTGRVVIVEEGPRTGGVSAELAAGIMERLGEHLVAPVVRVGSADVPVPFTPILENAYRPDVDRIVQGIRNVL, from the coding sequence ATGAGCGACACATCCCGGCCCGCGGAGGCCGAGACCGCCCCGTCGGCCGCCGCCGGGGACCACCGGTTCTGGCTGTCGATGTACGAGCGGATGGTCCTGATCCGCGAGTTCGAGGAGGGCGTGAAGTTCCTCTTCCTCGAGGGCTCGATGCCGGGGACGATCCACCAGTGCCAGGGCCAGGAGGCGACCGCGGTGGGCGTCTGCTCGGCGCTCCGGCCGGACGACTTCATCACCTCGACGTTCCGCGGCCACGGCCACGCGCTGGCGAAGGGCCTCACCGTCGAGGAGCTGCTGTTCGAGCTCTACGGCGCGGCCACCGGCTGCTGCCGGGGCAAGGGCGGTTCGATGCACGTCGGCAACATGGACAGGGGCATGGTCCCCGGCATCGCGATCGTCGGCGGCGGGATCCCGCTGGCGGCGGGGATGGCCCTGGCGTTCAAGATGCGCGCGGAGCCGCACGTCGTCGCCTGCTTCTTCGGCGACGGCGCCGTCGCCGAGGGGGCGTTCCACGAGGGCGTCAACCTCGCCGCAATCTGGGACCTGCCGGTCGTCTTCGTCTGCGAGAACAACCTGTACGGGGCCTCGACCCGCATCGACCAGGTCATGCGCGCCAAGACCGTGGCCGAGCGGGCCGCGTCGTACGGCATCCGCGGCGAGACGGTCGACGGCAACGACGTCCTGGCCGTCTACGAGGCGACGCTCCGCGCCGCGGAGGAATGCCGCGCGGGGAGCGGGCCGGTGCTGCTCGAGCTGTTGACCTACCGCCGCACGGGGCACTCGCGCCGCGACGCCTGCGCCTATCAGCCGAAGGACGAGCGCGACGCCTGGTTCCAGCAGGACCCGCTCGACCGCTTCGCCCAGGTGTTGATGGGCCGGGGCCTGATCGACGAGGCGGGCGTGGCCGACGTGAAGGCCCGGGCCGAGGAGCGGTTCCGCGAGGCCGTGACGGCGGCCGGTCGGCAGCCGATGCCGACTCTCGCCGACCTCACCACCGACGTGCTGGCGGGAACCTCGACCCCGGCCCCCGCGGCGCTGCCGCCCGGGACGCCCACGAGGAGGCTGAGCATCGCCGAGGCGCTGCGCGAAGGGATCGCCGAGGAGATGCGCCGCGACCCGTCGGTCTTCTGCATGGGCGAGGACATCGCCGTGCCGGGGGGCTGGGGCGGGGCCTTCACGGTGACGCTCGGGCTCGAGAAGGAATTCCCCGACCGGATGATCAACACGCCGATCGCCGAGCTGGGATTCTTCGGCGCCGGGACGGGCGCGGCGATGGTCGGCCAGCGGCCGATCGTCGACGTGCAGTACGGCGACTTCCTGCTCCTGGCGATGGACCAGATCGTCAACAACGCCGCCAAGATGCGCTACATGTCGGGCGGCGTCGTGAAGGTGCCGCTCGTGATGCGTGCGCCGATCGGCGCGACGGGGCGCGGCTCGCAGCACGCGCAAAGCCTGGAGCGCTACTTCATCGGCGTGCCGGGCCTGAAGGTCGTCGCCGTATCCAACGCGTACGACGCGAAGGGGATGCTCAAGGCGGCCGTCCGCGACGACGACCCGGTCCTGATCTTCGAGCACAAGCTGCTGTACGGCTCGAAGGGGGCGCGGGCCGAGCCGGGCGCCGTCGACGCCACGAGCGACGTGCCCGAGGGAGACTACCTCGTGCCCCTGGACCGCGCCGCCGTCCGCCGCCGCGGCGCGCACGCCACGGTGCTCGGCTGGCTGCTCATGCTGCACTACGCGCTGCAGGCGTCCGAGCGGCTCGCGGCCGAGGGGATCGACGTCGAGGTGATCGACGTGCGCAGCCTCTCGCCGATCGACTACGAGACGATCGGCGAGTCGGTGCGAAAGACGGGACGCGTGGTGATCGTCGAGGAAGGGCCCCGAACCGGGGGCGTCTCCGCCGAGCTGGCGGCCGGGATCATGGAGCGGCTGGGCGAGCACCTGGTCGCGCCCGTGGTGCGAGTGGGGTCGGCCGACGTCCCCGTGCCGTTCACCCCGATCCTGGAAAACGCCTACCGCCCCGACGTCGACCGTATCGTCCAGGGGATCCGCAACGTGCTGTGA
- a CDS encoding carbohydrate kinase family protein: protein MPSPNGSKPPVVCAGIVVADHLCTPIERLPAAGELMTADDLVLNIGGCASNAAMDLARLGVRSAICGKVGDDAFGRFVAETLVAHGVDVRTLGVDRGRATSQTLVVNVRGEDRRYIHCFGANRGFTAEDLDDALADPPRVLYLGGYLVLPGLDPEAVAERFARARRRGTTTVLDVVTPGPGDHLAHLRSILPETDVFLPNADEAALILGESDPLRQAMAFRELGARRVVVTRGEHGAIAVSDALRARLGAYPVPCLDGSGGGDAFDAGYIAGLLDGLDELGCLRLASAVGASCVRSVGTTAGVFTRHQADAFIALHDLPVEDV, encoded by the coding sequence ATGCCCAGCCCCAACGGATCGAAGCCGCCCGTCGTCTGTGCGGGGATCGTGGTGGCCGACCACCTCTGCACGCCGATCGAGCGCCTGCCGGCGGCGGGCGAGCTGATGACGGCCGACGACCTGGTGCTGAACATCGGCGGCTGCGCCTCCAACGCCGCGATGGACCTCGCACGGCTGGGCGTCCGCTCGGCGATCTGCGGCAAGGTGGGGGACGACGCCTTCGGCCGATTCGTGGCCGAGACGCTCGTGGCGCACGGCGTCGACGTCCGGACCCTGGGGGTCGACCGGGGGCGTGCGACCAGCCAGACGCTGGTCGTCAACGTGCGGGGGGAGGATCGACGTTACATCCATTGCTTCGGGGCGAACCGAGGGTTCACGGCCGAGGACCTCGACGACGCCCTGGCCGACCCTCCCCGCGTGCTGTACCTGGGCGGCTACCTGGTCCTGCCCGGCCTGGATCCCGAGGCGGTCGCCGAGCGGTTCGCGCGAGCCCGCCGCCGCGGGACGACCACCGTGCTCGACGTCGTGACCCCGGGGCCCGGCGATCACCTGGCCCACCTGCGGTCGATCCTGCCCGAGACCGACGTGTTCCTGCCCAACGCCGACGAGGCGGCCCTGATCCTCGGCGAGAGCGACCCGCTGCGCCAGGCGATGGCGTTCCGCGAGCTGGGCGCCCGACGGGTGGTCGTCACCCGCGGCGAGCACGGGGCGATCGCCGTCTCCGACGCGTTGCGGGCCCGCCTCGGGGCCTATCCGGTCCCCTGTCTCGACGGTTCCGGCGGCGGCGACGCCTTCGACGCCGGCTACATCGCCGGGCTGCTCGACGGCCTGGACGAACTCGGGTGCCTGCGCCTGGCCAGCGCCGTCGGCGCGAGCTGCGTCCGCTCCGTCGGGACGACGGCCGGCGTCTTCACCCGCCATCAGGCCGACGCCTTCATCGCCCTGCACGACCTGCCGGTCGAGGACGTCTGA
- a CDS encoding ArsR/SmtB family transcription factor — MPRQAAHLNLLFQALADPTRRAVVERLSRGPSATSELARPFKMALPSFLQHLEVLQKCGLVRSRKSGRVRTYELAPGTLRAAEDWMATQRLLWERRLDQLDSYIEDLKEQSQ; from the coding sequence ATGCCTAGGCAAGCGGCGCATCTGAATCTGCTGTTCCAGGCGCTGGCCGACCCGACCCGCCGGGCCGTGGTCGAGAGGCTCTCGCGCGGGCCGAGCGCGACGAGCGAACTGGCCCGGCCGTTCAAGATGGCCCTGCCGTCCTTCCTCCAGCACCTGGAGGTCCTGCAGAAATGCGGGCTGGTCCGGTCCCGGAAGTCCGGAAGGGTCCGCACCTACGAACTCGCGCCGGGCACGCTCCGGGCGGCCGAGGATTGGATGGCGACCCAGCGCCTGCTCTGGGAACGCCGCCTCGACCAGCTCGATTCCTACATCGAAGACCTAAAGGAGCAGTCCCAATGA
- a CDS encoding SRPBCC family protein: MTSVNPATDLVLERVVDVPPELVWKAWTTPEHLMKWFTPAPWKTVGCEIDLKPGGKFHTVMESPEGGRFPNTGCYLEVVPNRKLVWTGALLPGYRPANLSADVPFVFTAIIEIEPDGAGTRYTATVLHSTEEGRSKHEAMGFHNGWGAALDQLVALAKSW, translated from the coding sequence ATGACCTCAGTGAACCCCGCGACCGACCTCGTGCTCGAACGGGTCGTCGACGTGCCGCCGGAACTCGTCTGGAAGGCCTGGACGACTCCCGAGCACCTGATGAAGTGGTTCACCCCGGCCCCGTGGAAGACGGTCGGCTGCGAGATCGACCTGAAGCCCGGGGGGAAGTTCCACACGGTCATGGAGTCGCCCGAGGGGGGCCGGTTCCCCAACACCGGGTGCTACCTCGAGGTCGTGCCGAACAGGAAGCTCGTCTGGACCGGCGCCCTGCTCCCGGGCTACCGGCCGGCGAACCTGTCCGCCGACGTCCCCTTCGTCTTCACGGCGATCATCGAGATCGAGCCGGACGGGGCCGGTACGAGATACACGGCGACCGTCCTCCACAGCACCGAGGAGGGCCGTTCGAAGCACGAGGCGATGGGCTTCCACAACGGTTGGGGCGCGGCGCTGGATCAGCTCGTGGCGCTGGCGAAGAGCTGGTAG